In Lacrimispora indolis DSM 755, a genomic segment contains:
- a CDS encoding DUF6179 domain-containing protein yields the protein MKTTMSFETEELIPIVAELADKYTGKESTSITYEKARQLMEAVLYCIHEYEADAEKRRELLSMDEKAVAKKVYSLGYETVLKKVKETQILYNKIIPDFKYYENRCYHDTFVKGIPSFFMYYDPRFQPQNHILTLDYPVLYPVYTLMGIDAISAFVKYVSLEQVFLGKLPDEYVLHVLRAYSPDHGDLVINLAGIVLRNILGCRIAGKRVRAQGYTHGELERLIGYVNRDTTASLEQDMEGLVDELVQSGYGGLEELGDYLKADLRNYSYELKNAVENQCLDSILAI from the coding sequence ATGAAGACGACGATGAGTTTTGAGACGGAAGAGCTAATTCCAATCGTGGCGGAATTAGCAGATAAATATACGGGAAAAGAGAGTACCTCCATTACTTATGAAAAAGCAAGGCAGCTCATGGAAGCGGTTTTGTACTGTATCCATGAATATGAAGCAGATGCAGAAAAAAGACGGGAGCTTCTTTCTATGGATGAGAAGGCAGTGGCAAAAAAGGTCTATAGCCTGGGATATGAGACGGTGCTGAAGAAGGTGAAGGAAACCCAGATTCTGTATAACAAGATAATTCCGGATTTTAAGTATTATGAAAACCGGTGTTATCACGATACATTTGTCAAAGGAATCCCCTCTTTTTTTATGTATTATGATCCGCGTTTTCAGCCTCAGAATCATATTCTTACGCTGGATTATCCGGTTTTGTATCCAGTGTATACTTTGATGGGAATTGATGCCATAAGCGCTTTTGTGAAATATGTCAGTCTGGAACAGGTTTTCCTTGGAAAATTACCGGATGAATATGTTCTCCATGTGCTGAGGGCCTATTCCCCGGATCACGGGGATCTGGTCATTAATCTTGCGGGCATTGTGCTGCGGAACATTCTGGGCTGCCGCATAGCAGGAAAAAGGGTCCGGGCCCAGGGATATACCCATGGGGAGCTGGAACGGCTCATCGGTTATGTAAACCGGGATACCACAGCCTCATTGGAACAGGATATGGAGGGATTGGTTGATGAACTGGTACAGTCCGGATATGGCGGGCTGGAAGAATTGGGAGATTATCTGAAGGCTGATCTGCGTAATTACAGCTATGAGCTGAAGAATGCAGTGGAAAACCAATGTCTGGATTCCATTCTTGCCATATAG
- a CDS encoding ABC transporter ATP-binding protein, producing the protein MKENPMKKGRKFYMGMVLTVVEGMLSGCNFFVLYEVMKMLWKGNAGLPAVMKLALFLGIIFVLRIVIYSMGYTNNQIGGAAVSKKVRLFLGDKIKKIPLSRFTQGQMGQYINIATSDVNSYEKILTHTMGNLVKNITFSVMLILFVWHIWLPGGIILVCIELLLVPFLWKAFRIVKKYGTEKNAVCAENVSCIVEYVTGIQTFRAYGMGGSKNKTLTSSMREFCDISYAYEKHGIPVNAVQCICIWAGLPIMILAASVPMLNGTLDPTSYLLISILPMLLAKLADTISRDLMSYKNLMISKNKVTCIMKEKEETGSMEAFTSKAFDIAFRNVEFSYVPGEPVLKGISFTVPDQKLTAIVGDSGSGKSTILNLISKYYEAQAGTISIGDLPIRNAAPERILEQISMVDQDVFLFDDTIRDNIRHARPDAVDSEIEAACKQANCDGFIRKMEKGYDTPAGENGNLLSGGERQRLSIARAILKNSPILLLDEATASLDIENELAVKQAISNLLKAKKTVVMIAHTLSIVKHADQILVVADGRIAEAGTHEELLKKNGKYAAMWNAEQQLSA; encoded by the coding sequence ATGAAGGAAAATCCAATGAAAAAGGGAAGGAAGTTTTATATGGGCATGGTCTTGACCGTTGTTGAGGGCATGCTGTCCGGATGCAATTTCTTTGTCCTTTATGAAGTTATGAAAATGCTTTGGAAAGGAAATGCCGGGCTTCCCGCTGTTATGAAACTGGCGCTATTTCTTGGAATCATTTTTGTACTGCGGATAGTCATTTACAGCATGGGTTATACCAACAATCAGATCGGCGGGGCCGCCGTCAGCAAAAAGGTTCGTCTCTTCCTTGGCGACAAGATCAAGAAAATTCCCTTATCACGGTTCACTCAGGGACAGATGGGTCAATACATCAATATTGCCACCAGCGATGTCAATAGCTATGAAAAGATTTTGACCCATACCATGGGGAACCTTGTGAAAAATATAACGTTCTCTGTTATGCTGATTCTTTTTGTGTGGCATATCTGGCTTCCGGGCGGTATCATTCTGGTGTGTATTGAATTACTGCTGGTTCCATTCCTTTGGAAAGCTTTCCGTATTGTCAAAAAGTATGGTACGGAGAAAAATGCCGTATGCGCGGAAAATGTAAGCTGCATTGTTGAGTATGTTACCGGCATCCAAACCTTCAGGGCTTATGGAATGGGAGGTTCAAAAAATAAGACCCTTACCTCTTCCATGAGAGAATTTTGTGATATCAGCTATGCCTATGAAAAACATGGAATTCCCGTCAATGCAGTCCAGTGCATTTGCATTTGGGCAGGTCTGCCGATTATGATCCTGGCTGCCTCTGTGCCAATGCTGAACGGAACTCTTGACCCCACATCTTATTTGTTGATCAGTATTCTCCCCATGCTTCTTGCAAAGCTGGCGGATACCATTTCAAGAGATTTGATGAGCTATAAAAACCTGATGATTTCTAAAAATAAAGTGACGTGCATCATGAAAGAAAAAGAGGAAACCGGCAGTATGGAGGCGTTTACATCAAAAGCCTTTGACATTGCATTCCGGAATGTTGAATTTTCTTATGTGCCGGGAGAGCCGGTACTAAAAGGAATCAGCTTTACTGTGCCTGATCAGAAGCTGACTGCAATCGTAGGGGATTCCGGCTCCGGCAAATCTACTATTTTAAATCTGATTTCAAAATACTATGAGGCACAGGCCGGAACAATTTCCATTGGAGACCTGCCGATCCGGAATGCTGCCCCAGAGAGGATTTTAGAACAGATATCCATGGTCGACCAGGATGTGTTTCTGTTTGACGATACCATTCGCGACAACATCCGCCATGCACGGCCAGATGCCGTTGATTCAGAAATCGAAGCAGCCTGTAAACAGGCCAACTGCGACGGTTTTATCCGAAAGATGGAAAAAGGCTATGATACTCCTGCCGGAGAAAACGGCAATCTGCTTTCAGGCGGTGAGCGGCAGCGTTTGTCCATTGCCCGGGCCATTTTAAAAAACAGCCCCATCCTGCTTTTGGATGAGGCAACGGCCTCCCTTGATATTGAAAATGAGCTGGCGGTAAAACAGGCCATTTCCAATCTGCTGAAAGCAAAAAAGACCGTTGTGATGATTGCCCACACGCTTTCCATTGTGAAACACGCGGATCAGATTTTGGTAGTGGCTGATGGCAGGATTGCTGAAGCAGGCACTCATGAAGAGTTGCTGAAGAAAAACGGAAAGTATGCTGCCATGTGGAATGCGGAGCAGCAGCTTTCCGCATAG
- a CDS encoding ABC transporter ATP-binding protein produces MQNKKSPIKLLLQWAGREKYWMYLAIALSFISGLFTMIPYYGIYQLMEAVYSRTCTAEFVRHNVVLIAVAVLIRFLLFGSSGVASHKGAYRALFKVRCMVAGHMAKVPLGSLNERSTGEIKTVLNEDIEKLELFLAHNVPELTCYLTGPVVIFLYLMTVNVPLALISLIPLVLAAVVMGFMFVKASGMMDRANRSVANLNSVMVEYISGMKLIKAYNMGSKSFRKFSSAVKEENDVWNLMSRKMGPFYASFIVVIECGMVLMVPLGGLFYMKGSITASVFLLFAFVGSMYLTEIRPLQEISSSFAQVLTGVMKTEEILSCPTFEGGGPFPDCHDIELRNIRFSYDGKTNVLENCNLKIKEGEAMALMGRSGAGKSTVAELIPRFYDVQEGEVLIGGKNVREIDYETLLQNVSIVFQKTFLTRDSVLENIRMGGHGSLEQVRAAAEKAQIDDFIMSLPDGYDTKVGSFGSRFSGGEKQRIAIARAILKNAPILILDEATSAADPENQVEIDKAIKNLCKGKTVIMVAHRLSALNMCNRVAVVENQTITSVGTHEQVRKENKYYNQAWADYETARSLTYQLEGGGKA; encoded by the coding sequence ATGCAAAATAAGAAAAGTCCCATTAAGCTATTGCTTCAATGGGCCGGACGGGAAAAGTATTGGATGTATTTGGCCATTGCACTGTCATTTATCAGCGGCCTTTTCACCATGATTCCCTACTATGGTATTTATCAATTAATGGAGGCCGTGTACAGCCGCACCTGTACCGCTGAATTTGTGCGGCATAACGTAGTGCTCATTGCGGTTGCAGTACTGATTCGATTCCTGTTGTTCGGATCTTCCGGCGTGGCTTCCCATAAAGGAGCTTACCGGGCACTGTTCAAGGTTCGGTGCATGGTTGCAGGCCACATGGCAAAGGTGCCGCTGGGATCGCTGAATGAGCGCAGTACCGGAGAAATTAAGACCGTGTTAAATGAGGATATTGAAAAGCTGGAGCTGTTTCTTGCCCATAACGTGCCTGAACTGACCTGCTATTTGACCGGTCCTGTTGTTATTTTCCTCTATTTAATGACAGTAAATGTACCTCTGGCTTTGATTTCCTTGATTCCGCTGGTCCTGGCCGCTGTTGTGATGGGCTTCATGTTTGTGAAAGCCTCCGGAATGATGGACAGGGCAAACCGTTCTGTGGCAAACTTAAACTCAGTCATGGTGGAATACATCAGCGGCATGAAGCTCATTAAAGCTTACAACATGGGAAGCAAGTCTTTCCGGAAATTTTCTTCGGCTGTCAAAGAGGAAAATGACGTCTGGAATTTAATGTCAAGGAAAATGGGGCCATTTTACGCTTCATTTATCGTTGTGATCGAGTGCGGAATGGTTCTGATGGTGCCCTTGGGCGGCTTATTCTATATGAAAGGCTCCATTACCGCCAGCGTGTTCCTGTTATTTGCATTTGTCGGCTCCATGTACTTAACGGAGATCCGCCCCTTACAGGAAATTTCCAGCAGCTTTGCCCAGGTGCTTACCGGTGTTATGAAAACAGAGGAAATTTTAAGCTGCCCTACCTTTGAGGGTGGCGGCCCCTTCCCGGACTGCCATGATATTGAGCTTCGTAATATCCGGTTTTCTTATGACGGAAAAACCAATGTGCTGGAAAATTGCAATTTAAAAATAAAGGAAGGCGAGGCAATGGCTCTGATGGGACGTTCCGGCGCCGGCAAAAGCACCGTTGCTGAGCTGATTCCCCGGTTTTATGATGTGCAGGAAGGCGAGGTGTTAATCGGCGGAAAGAATGTCAGGGAAATTGACTATGAAACACTCCTGCAAAATGTTTCCATTGTCTTTCAGAAAACATTTCTCACCCGTGACAGCGTTCTTGAAAATATCCGCATGGGCGGCCATGGGAGTCTGGAACAGGTGCGGGCCGCTGCAGAGAAAGCTCAGATTGACGACTTCATTATGTCTCTGCCGGATGGTTACGATACAAAGGTAGGCAGCTTCGGATCACGCTTCTCCGGCGGCGAAAAACAGCGCATCGCCATTGCAAGAGCTATCCTAAAAAACGCTCCCATCCTGATTCTGGACGAAGCCACAAGTGCGGCCGATCCGGAAAACCAGGTGGAGATTGACAAGGCAATCAAAAACCTGTGCAAAGGGAAAACCGTCATTATGGTGGCGCACCGGCTGAGCGCACTGAACATGTGTAACCGGGTGGCTGTGGTGGAAAATCAAACCATTACATCAGTGGGCACCCATGAACAGGTCAGGAAAGAAAATAAGTATTACAATCAGGCCTGGGCAGACTATGAGACAGCCCGCAGCCTGACCTATCAACTGGAAGGAGGCGGTAAGGCATGA
- a CDS encoding helix-turn-helix domain-containing protein, producing the protein MMNTIQEYYKKQFAEHGFLPDPDNHTYCEVGSTWKLSDTIGRGTFWLYGEQDLFSVKIHDFYFHEDTVMDFCWPECLGIMQYDSISGEELSPYRRLEAGTVKSFIGGYGIYKVLIHKKIPVKSIGIEIMPRYYEGFLKDRYPGEYTNPLNAFAAVGQTVDFPEMDRLLKTVRDYRGCGLAAKLYYQGKVAGAVSLIVEWSKKQAQKQEVKKRLSSQDIKDLDNITLYLNDHCLQDISLDQIVKISYIGARRLQTIFKEYHGCTITQYIQQRRMSQAENLLANTDLPIGQIAQVVGYSNASRLAELFCKSTGMLPGEYRKMAHRK; encoded by the coding sequence ATGATGAATACGATTCAGGAATATTATAAAAAACAATTTGCGGAACATGGTTTTTTGCCGGATCCGGACAATCATACTTATTGCGAAGTCGGCTCAACATGGAAGCTGTCAGATACCATTGGCAGGGGAACCTTCTGGCTATATGGAGAGCAGGATTTGTTTTCCGTCAAAATTCATGATTTTTATTTCCATGAGGATACTGTAATGGATTTTTGCTGGCCTGAATGTTTGGGTATTATGCAGTATGACTCCATCTCCGGTGAAGAGCTCTCTCCTTACCGGAGGCTGGAAGCCGGAACTGTTAAGAGTTTTATCGGCGGTTATGGCATATATAAGGTTCTGATACATAAGAAAATCCCGGTAAAATCCATTGGAATTGAAATTATGCCAAGGTATTATGAGGGGTTTTTAAAAGACCGGTACCCGGGAGAATATACCAATCCATTAAACGCATTTGCGGCAGTGGGGCAGACAGTAGATTTTCCGGAGATGGACCGGCTGTTGAAGACGGTCCGGGATTATCGCGGTTGCGGACTGGCAGCAAAGCTCTATTATCAGGGGAAGGTTGCGGGAGCTGTTTCCCTCATTGTGGAATGGAGTAAAAAACAGGCTCAAAAACAGGAAGTTAAAAAGAGGCTGTCCTCCCAGGATATTAAGGATTTGGACAATATCACGCTATATTTAAACGACCATTGCCTGCAGGACATTTCCCTGGATCAGATCGTGAAAATCTCTTATATCGGGGCAAGGAGACTTCAAACCATATTTAAGGAATATCACGGCTGCACCATCACCCAATATATTCAGCAGCGCCGCATGAGCCAGGCAGAAAATCTTCTGGCAAACACGGATCTGCCTATCGGTCAGATTGCCCAGGTAGTAGGCTATTCCAATGCCAGCAGGCTTGCGGAACTGTTCTGTAAGAGTACGGGTATGCTGCCGGGGGAATACAGGAAGATGGCTCATAGGAAATGA